A genomic segment from Candidatus Desulfarcum epimagneticum encodes:
- a CDS encoding HD family phosphohydrolase: MKKQFIDQLKAGDSLGDVFALSEKNLLRKKDGEPYLNVTLSDRTGTLKGVAWDNVAEIRDAVSSGDIVFVTGRVSEYRGSLQAVVADMKAASPYDRDPADFLPATDKDIEAMFSRLKKVLSAIETPHFKRLLDAFFEDEDFAPVFKAAPAAKSMHHAYIGGLLEHTLSMCLLIDKIGRHYAGINTDLLLVGAALHDIGKIREFEWTTRIDYSDKGRLVGHIIMGCAMIDERIARAGDFPEKDAVLLRHMVAAHHGSREFGSPEPPKTLEALLLHMVDDMDAKMNGVREFIMKQDPDESWTPYHRLLERHFYVPES, encoded by the coding sequence ATGAAAAAACAGTTCATCGACCAGCTCAAAGCCGGAGACTCCTTAGGGGACGTGTTCGCGCTTTCCGAAAAGAATCTTTTGAGGAAAAAGGACGGGGAGCCCTACCTGAATGTGACCCTGTCGGACCGGACCGGGACGCTTAAGGGCGTGGCCTGGGACAATGTGGCGGAGATTCGGGACGCGGTTTCCTCCGGAGACATCGTGTTTGTGACAGGCCGCGTCTCGGAGTACCGGGGAAGCCTCCAGGCGGTGGTCGCGGACATGAAGGCCGCCTCCCCGTACGACCGGGACCCGGCGGATTTCCTCCCCGCCACCGACAAGGACATTGAGGCCATGTTTTCAAGGCTCAAAAAAGTTCTGTCGGCCATTGAGACCCCCCATTTCAAAAGACTGCTGGACGCGTTTTTTGAAGACGAGGACTTCGCGCCGGTTTTCAAGGCGGCGCCGGCCGCCAAAAGTATGCACCACGCCTATATCGGGGGGCTTTTGGAGCACACCCTGTCCATGTGCCTTCTCATCGATAAAATAGGCCGGCACTACGCCGGGATCAACACGGACCTTCTCCTGGTCGGGGCCGCGCTTCACGATATCGGGAAAATCCGGGAGTTTGAATGGACGACCCGCATCGACTATTCCGACAAGGGGCGTCTGGTGGGCCACATCATCATGGGATGCGCCATGATCGATGAGAGAATCGCCCGGGCCGGGGATTTCCCGGAAAAAGACGCGGTTTTGCTCAGACACATGGTGGCCGCCCACCACGGCTCCCGGGAATTCGGGTCCCCGGAGCCGCCCAAGACCCTGGAGGCCCTTTTGCTTCATATGGTGGACGACATGGACGCCAAGATGAACGGGGTCCGGGAATTTATCATGAAACAGGACCCGGATGAGTCATGGACCCCTTACCACAGGCTTTTGGAGCGGCATTTCTATGTCCCGGAATCATGA
- the cysKS gene encoding cysteine synthase; cysteine--tRNA ligase (Evidence 2a : Function from experimental evidences in other organisms; Product type e : enzyme) yields the protein MIPSILDAVGNTPMVEIKKLNPNPAVRILAKMECLNPGGSIKDRPALFMIETGEKTGALTPDKTVIEATSGNTGIGLAMVCAVKGYRLLLVMSESASVERRKILKARGAEILLTPGRLGTDGAIEKVYQLCREKPDAYFMTDQFNNEANWRAHYEHTAPEIWEQTGGKTDVVVATIGTTGTVVGLSRKLKELSPDIRIIGVEPYRGHKIQGLKNLKEAYRPEIFDKDCLDEKIKIDDEDAFEMTRRLAREEGLFVGMSSGAAMFVAAKIAMSMKEGTVTTLFPDGGERYLSTPLFVEQTPSPIRVFNTLSKSMESFSPLEPGKVSMYSCGPTAHARTHIGECRRFVFSDMAARYFRLRGYETRHVMNITDYDDNTIAGADAAGMDLKAFADQNIERIMEDLRTLGIEEASAYPRASEHIDDMIALSEKLSRKGLAYEKLRSLYFDISRVSGYGRLSGMDTKKMRMGATVDMDDYEKDSPGDFTLFKRAKLSELKRGLFFPTEWGNVRPSWHIQCAAMSMKHLGETFDIHSGGRALVFPHHENVMAISSACSGNPLARFWLHCDRVLVRGKKAEEEMPGLTVPFLLDKGFSGRQIRRWLMSTHYRKPLSYREEGLKAAGRAIARIDRCVESLKNIPPDAPDPEPDSDQFAYDIKQGFINAMDDDFNISAAMAAVFGVVKRINIRVGEGRMGAGAAAKIIDALRKVDSVIGVIDFDKESADSEIRGLMDEREAARRRRDWETADRIRARLEEMGASVRDRKA from the coding sequence ATGATCCCTTCCATACTGGACGCCGTCGGAAACACCCCGATGGTGGAAATCAAAAAGCTCAACCCCAATCCCGCTGTTCGGATACTGGCCAAGATGGAGTGTCTCAACCCCGGGGGCTCCATCAAGGACCGGCCCGCGCTTTTTATGATCGAGACCGGGGAAAAAACCGGCGCGCTGACCCCGGACAAGACCGTCATCGAGGCCACCAGCGGAAACACCGGCATCGGTCTGGCCATGGTCTGCGCGGTGAAGGGATACCGCCTGCTTCTGGTGATGTCGGAATCCGCCAGCGTGGAGCGCCGGAAAATACTCAAGGCCCGGGGGGCCGAGATTCTGCTGACCCCCGGACGTCTGGGCACCGACGGCGCCATCGAAAAGGTGTACCAGCTCTGCCGGGAAAAGCCCGACGCTTATTTCATGACGGACCAGTTCAACAACGAGGCCAACTGGAGGGCCCACTATGAGCATACGGCCCCGGAGATATGGGAGCAGACCGGGGGAAAGACGGACGTGGTGGTGGCGACCATCGGCACCACGGGCACGGTGGTGGGCCTTTCCCGAAAGCTCAAGGAACTCAGTCCCGATATCCGGATCATCGGGGTGGAGCCCTACCGGGGGCATAAAATCCAGGGGCTGAAAAATCTCAAAGAGGCCTACCGGCCCGAGATTTTCGACAAGGACTGCCTGGACGAGAAAATCAAGATTGATGACGAGGACGCCTTTGAGATGACCCGGCGCCTGGCCCGGGAGGAGGGGCTTTTTGTGGGCATGAGCAGCGGCGCCGCCATGTTTGTGGCCGCCAAAATCGCCATGTCCATGAAAGAGGGGACCGTGACGACCCTCTTCCCGGACGGCGGCGAGCGTTATTTGAGCACGCCCCTTTTCGTGGAGCAGACGCCTTCGCCCATCCGGGTGTTCAACACCCTGTCCAAATCCATGGAGAGCTTCTCCCCCCTGGAGCCGGGCAAAGTCTCCATGTACTCCTGCGGCCCCACGGCGCATGCCCGGACGCACATCGGCGAATGCCGGCGCTTTGTGTTTTCGGACATGGCGGCGCGGTATTTCCGGCTGAGGGGATACGAGACGCGGCATGTGATGAACATCACGGATTACGACGACAACACCATAGCCGGCGCCGACGCGGCCGGCATGGATCTCAAGGCGTTCGCCGACCAAAACATTGAGCGGATCATGGAGGATTTGAGGACCCTCGGGATTGAGGAGGCCTCGGCCTATCCCCGGGCCAGCGAGCACATCGACGACATGATCGCCCTGTCTGAAAAGCTGTCGCGCAAAGGCCTGGCCTATGAAAAGCTCAGGTCCCTTTACTTTGATATTTCCCGGGTGTCGGGATACGGCCGTTTGTCCGGGATGGACACGAAAAAAATGAGGATGGGCGCCACGGTGGACATGGACGATTATGAAAAGGACAGCCCCGGGGATTTCACGCTTTTTAAGCGCGCCAAACTCTCCGAGCTTAAACGGGGCCTTTTCTTCCCCACCGAATGGGGCAATGTCCGGCCCTCCTGGCACATCCAGTGCGCCGCCATGTCCATGAAACACTTAGGCGAGACCTTTGACATTCACTCCGGCGGGCGGGCGCTGGTCTTCCCCCACCATGAAAACGTCATGGCCATCTCATCGGCCTGCTCCGGAAACCCCCTGGCCCGGTTCTGGCTCCACTGCGACCGGGTTTTGGTCCGGGGAAAAAAGGCCGAGGAGGAAATGCCCGGCCTGACGGTTCCGTTTCTGCTGGACAAGGGGTTTTCCGGCCGGCAGATCCGGCGCTGGCTCATGTCCACCCATTACCGCAAACCGCTGTCATACCGGGAAGAGGGGCTTAAGGCCGCCGGGCGGGCCATCGCCCGCATCGACCGCTGCGTGGAGTCGCTGAAAAACATTCCCCCCGACGCCCCGGACCCGGAGCCGGACTCCGACCAGTTCGCCTATGACATCAAACAGGGATTTATCAACGCCATGGACGACGATTTCAATATTTCAGCGGCCATGGCCGCCGTGTTCGGGGTGGTGAAAAGAATCAATATCCGGGTGGGCGAGGGCCGCATGGGCGCCGGCGCCGCCGCGAAAATCATCGACGCCTTAAGGAAGGTGGACTCCGTGATCGGCGTCATTGATTTCGACAAAGAATCCGCCGATTCCGAAATCCGGGGGCTCATGGACGAACGGGAGGCGGCCAGGCGCCGCCGGGACTGGGAGACCGCCGACCGGATCCGGGCGAGGCTTGAGGAGATGGGGGCCTCGGTCCGGGATCGGAAGGCGTGA
- the tmk gene encoding Thymidylate kinase, with translation MSRNHDLKTGPGPLFITLEGVEGSGKTSQAGPMSRFLEKKGRRCVVTREPGGTGAGMKIRDILLDPDGEPLDSDAELLLYMADRAQHAARLIRPALASGKSVICDRYFDATLAYQGFARGIDPDWIRELFRRSVGDLTPDATFLLDLSPKEGLKRALKRDRGRAALGQGDETRFEKEALAFHEKVREGYLKLAVAEPRRFFVIDALADQAGVFRQIEAALEGLTA, from the coding sequence ATGTCCCGGAATCATGATTTGAAAACCGGACCCGGGCCCTTGTTCATCACCCTTGAGGGCGTGGAGGGATCGGGCAAGACCTCCCAGGCGGGCCCCATGTCCCGGTTTCTGGAAAAAAAAGGCCGCCGGTGCGTGGTCACCCGGGAGCCCGGGGGGACCGGCGCGGGGATGAAAATCAGGGACATCCTTCTGGACCCGGACGGCGAGCCTCTCGATTCCGACGCCGAGCTTCTTCTTTACATGGCGGACCGGGCCCAGCACGCCGCGCGCCTGATTCGCCCGGCGCTGGCCTCGGGGAAGTCGGTGATCTGCGACCGTTATTTCGACGCCACCCTGGCCTACCAGGGATTCGCCCGGGGGATCGACCCGGACTGGATTCGGGAGCTTTTCCGCCGCTCGGTGGGGGATTTGACGCCTGACGCCACTTTTCTTCTGGACCTTTCCCCAAAGGAGGGCCTTAAACGGGCCCTTAAACGGGACCGGGGCCGGGCCGCGCTGGGGCAGGGGGATGAGACCCGTTTTGAAAAAGAGGCCCTGGCGTTTCACGAAAAAGTTCGGGAGGGCTACCTCAAACTGGCGGTTGCGGAGCCCCGGCGTTTTTTTGTCATCGACGCCCTTGCGGATCAGGCGGGCGTTTTCAGGCAGATTGAAGCGGCGCTGGAGGGGCTGACGGCATGA
- a CDS encoding Cytoplasmic protein, whose product MTQPKPASSNPLALLGLDSEDMFAKGGFGVVFSRAGVGKTAFLVQLAINAMAAGKRALHISLNDPVSKINLWYKEVSGNAAGSFIDMTGDDLFETIQSRRFIMTFKPEEFGAAKLEERVAELADQNIFSPDIIAIDGVRFDEGADGLLSDLKAVSEKRRVPMWLTMRTHRQESGDKSQALKPFSDFAHLFDVAVQLYPEGKNIIVRRVKGGDGVQALLDPATMLVKKADR is encoded by the coding sequence ATGACACAACCAAAGCCCGCCTCGAGCAATCCCCTGGCGCTTCTGGGGCTTGACTCCGAGGACATGTTCGCAAAAGGCGGATTCGGCGTGGTCTTTTCCCGCGCCGGCGTGGGCAAAACCGCGTTCCTGGTTCAGCTGGCCATCAACGCCATGGCCGCCGGAAAAAGGGCCCTGCACATCAGCCTCAACGACCCGGTGAGCAAGATCAACCTCTGGTACAAAGAAGTCTCCGGGAACGCCGCCGGATCATTCATCGACATGACCGGCGACGATCTGTTTGAAACCATCCAGTCCCGCCGGTTTATCATGACGTTCAAACCCGAGGAGTTCGGGGCCGCCAAACTGGAGGAGCGCGTGGCCGAGCTGGCCGATCAGAACATTTTTTCCCCGGACATCATCGCCATTGACGGCGTTCGATTTGACGAAGGGGCCGACGGCCTTTTGTCGGACCTGAAAGCCGTTTCGGAAAAACGCCGGGTCCCCATGTGGCTCACCATGCGCACGCACCGACAGGAAAGCGGGGACAAAAGCCAGGCGCTCAAACCCTTTTCCGATTTCGCCCATCTGTTCGATGTGGCGGTTCAGCTGTATCCCGAGGGCAAAAACATCATCGTCAGGCGAGTCAAAGGGGGCGACGGCGTCCAGGCGCTTCTGGACCCCGCCACCATGCTCGTCAAAAAAGCGGACCGATAA
- the fusA gene encoding Elongation factor G 1 has translation MRGFFYHWAFFFLPFGVLPFIIPFKQPWRAGHQKKAFESMKNHISKLRNIGISAHIDAGKTTLTERILFYTKRIHSIHDVKGKDGVGATMDFMELEKERGITIASAATYCRWNDHEINIIDTPGHVDFTIEVERSLRVLDGAVLVLCAVGGVQSQSITVDRQMARYKVPCIAFVNKCDRSGANPFKVIDQLKEKLGHNAVAMQIPIGLEADLEGLVDLVSMKAVYFDGPSGEDIRVEDIPESLAAEAEARREELIDAASMFSEELMEAALEERITEDLIISAVRQAALERLITPVFMGSAYKNKGVQPLLDAVTQLLPCPADIQNQALDADDEDRAVDLVSNDQSPLVALAFKLEDGQYGQLTYIRVYQGTLSSGSVVINSRTGNKVKIGRVVRLHASQMEDINAIPAGHIGALFGIDCASGDTFTEKGMGLTMTSMYVPEPVISIAVRAETSADEVHMSKALSRFTKEDPTFKTHVSPETGDTLISGMGELHLEVYIERMRREYNANVVTGRPKVSYRETITRKAAFNYTHKKQTGGAGQFGRVAGYMEPISDEEFVFENKITGGSIPTQYIPSCEKSFQKCMAKSPKMEFPITGVKILIDDGAYHAVDSSEMAFQAAARGAFLEGFARAAPIILEPVMKVVVETPPEFQGAVMGLINQRRGVISSCQDEGTVCIIESAVPLADMFGYATFLRSSTQGKAQFTMEFDAYKQVPAAVAEEIRKDQKEKKNPGSGAKKK, from the coding sequence ATGAGGGGTTTTTTTTATCATTGGGCATTTTTTTTTTTGCCATTTGGCGTCCTGCCCTTTATAATACCCTTTAAACAGCCCTGGAGAGCGGGCCATCAAAAAAAAGCGTTTGAAAGCATGAAAAATCACATTTCAAAATTGAGGAACATCGGCATCAGCGCCCACATCGACGCCGGAAAGACCACCCTGACCGAAAGGATTCTGTTCTACACCAAAAGAATTCACTCCATCCATGACGTCAAAGGCAAAGACGGGGTCGGCGCCACCATGGATTTTATGGAGCTGGAAAAGGAGCGGGGCATCACCATCGCCTCCGCCGCCACTTACTGCCGGTGGAACGACCATGAAATCAACATCATCGACACCCCGGGCCACGTGGATTTCACCATCGAGGTGGAGCGTTCCCTGAGGGTGCTGGACGGCGCCGTGCTGGTGCTGTGCGCCGTGGGAGGGGTGCAGTCCCAGTCCATCACGGTGGACCGCCAGATGGCCCGGTACAAGGTGCCCTGCATCGCCTTTGTCAACAAATGCGACAGAAGCGGGGCCAATCCATTCAAGGTCATCGACCAGCTTAAGGAAAAACTGGGCCACAACGCCGTGGCCATGCAGATTCCCATCGGACTGGAGGCGGACCTGGAGGGCCTGGTGGACCTGGTTTCCATGAAAGCCGTTTATTTTGACGGACCCAGCGGGGAGGACATCCGTGTTGAGGACATTCCCGAAAGCCTCGCGGCCGAAGCCGAGGCCAGACGGGAAGAGCTGATTGACGCGGCCTCCATGTTTTCCGAGGAGCTGATGGAGGCGGCCCTGGAAGAGCGGATCACCGAAGACCTGATTATCTCGGCGGTCCGCCAGGCGGCCCTGGAGCGCCTCATCACCCCTGTGTTCATGGGCTCGGCCTATAAAAACAAGGGGGTCCAGCCCCTTCTGGACGCCGTCACCCAACTGCTCCCGTGCCCCGCCGACATTCAGAACCAGGCCCTTGACGCCGATGACGAGGACCGGGCTGTGGACCTGGTCTCGAACGACCAAAGCCCCCTGGTGGCGCTGGCCTTCAAACTGGAGGACGGCCAGTACGGCCAGCTCACCTATATCCGGGTGTACCAGGGGACCCTGTCCTCGGGAAGCGTCGTGATCAACTCCCGGACGGGAAACAAGGTGAAAATCGGACGGGTGGTCCGGCTCCACGCCAGCCAGATGGAGGACATCAACGCCATCCCCGCCGGCCACATCGGGGCGCTGTTCGGCATCGACTGCGCCTCCGGAGACACCTTCACGGAAAAGGGCATGGGCCTGACCATGACGTCCATGTATGTCCCGGAGCCGGTCATCTCCATCGCGGTGCGGGCCGAAACCTCCGCGGACGAAGTCCACATGTCCAAGGCCCTTTCCCGTTTCACCAAGGAAGACCCCACATTCAAAACCCATGTGAGCCCCGAAACCGGCGACACCCTCATATCCGGGATGGGGGAGCTTCACCTTGAGGTGTACATCGAAAGAATGCGCCGGGAATACAACGCCAATGTCGTCACCGGAAGGCCCAAGGTGTCTTACCGGGAAACCATCACCCGGAAGGCGGCGTTTAATTATACCCATAAAAAACAGACCGGGGGCGCGGGCCAGTTCGGACGCGTGGCCGGATATATGGAGCCGATTTCCGACGAGGAGTTTGTCTTTGAAAACAAAATCACCGGCGGCTCCATCCCCACGCAGTACATTCCGTCTTGCGAAAAAAGCTTTCAGAAATGCATGGCGAAAAGCCCCAAAATGGAATTTCCCATCACCGGGGTCAAAATTCTCATTGACGACGGCGCCTATCATGCTGTGGACTCATCGGAAATGGCTTTCCAGGCGGCGGCCCGCGGGGCCTTTCTGGAGGGATTCGCCAGGGCCGCGCCCATCATCCTTGAGCCGGTGATGAAAGTGGTGGTGGAGACCCCGCCGGAATTCCAGGGCGCCGTCATGGGGCTGATCAACCAGCGCCGGGGCGTCATATCCAGCTGCCAGGACGAGGGAACCGTGTGCATCATCGAGTCCGCCGTTCCTCTGGCCGACATGTTCGGCTACGCCACCTTTCTCCGGTCATCCACCCAGGGAAAGGCCCAGTTCACCATGGAATTCGACGCCTACAAACAGGTTCCCGCAGCCGTGGCCGAGGAAATCCGAAAAGATCAAAAGGAGAAAAAAAACCCGGGGTCCGGCGCAAAGAAAAAGTAA
- the murI gene encoding Glutamate racemase: protein MIGIFDSGIGGLTVARAVKQTLPRRDIIYLGDTARTPYGNKTAKTVVKYALENTEFLMRQGAKIIVMACNTASSVAFEAVREEFDAPVFEVISPAVEAALEASRKGAIGVIGTRATIRSGVYEKMIKARLPDAGVHSAPCPLLVPLVEEGWLKKPETAMIVKKYLHPLKTRQIDTLILGCTHYPVLKDLIQRKIGKRVRVIDSAESSARSIARTLEENPDLAARLGKNGTLRVCVSDLTEQFKKTARGLLKMNVSFETV, encoded by the coding sequence ATGATCGGCATATTCGATTCGGGCATCGGCGGGCTCACAGTGGCGCGCGCCGTCAAACAAACCCTTCCCCGGCGCGACATCATTTACCTGGGGGACACGGCCCGAACCCCATACGGAAACAAAACCGCGAAAACCGTGGTCAAGTACGCGCTTGAAAACACCGAATTTTTAATGAGACAGGGCGCCAAAATCATCGTCATGGCCTGCAACACCGCCTCCAGCGTGGCGTTTGAGGCCGTCCGGGAAGAGTTCGACGCGCCTGTGTTTGAAGTCATCTCCCCGGCCGTGGAGGCGGCGCTTGAGGCCTCCCGGAAAGGCGCCATCGGCGTCATCGGCACCCGGGCCACCATTCGAAGCGGCGTGTACGAAAAAATGATCAAAGCCCGGCTCCCGGACGCCGGGGTCCATTCGGCGCCGTGCCCCCTGCTGGTTCCCCTGGTGGAGGAAGGGTGGCTGAAAAAGCCGGAGACCGCCATGATCGTGAAAAAATATCTCCATCCCTTGAAAACCCGCCAGATCGACACCCTGATACTGGGCTGCACCCATTACCCGGTTTTAAAGGATCTCATCCAAAGAAAAATAGGCAAACGGGTCCGGGTCATCGACTCCGCCGAATCATCGGCCCGGTCCATCGCCCGGACCCTTGAGGAAAACCCGGACCTGGCCGCCCGGCTGGGAAAAAACGGGACGCTGCGCGTCTGCGTCTCGGATTTGACCGAACAGTTTAAAAAAACGGCCAGGGGGCTTCTTAAGATGAACGTTTCCTTTGAGACGGTTTGA